The Natronoglycomyces albus genome has a segment encoding these proteins:
- a CDS encoding sulfite exporter TauE/SafE family protein — protein MIVVIMLAAFAAQGLGGSVGIGADSMLACALFGLGLTPAVAITTLHLSKAGVGLGATVAHTRAGNVHWPTVARLAIPGSIAAGITAAALAAAISHSASTVTCLALAALGGIVLFRFGFGPLPSFNPAPSGWVAPAGLIGGAFSVTSGLGWASAPVSVLLSTTRAEPRHVLGSTAAAGTMVSFTAAIVLFWRLPQAGIVWPLVAGITVAGVLVAPFVAWIVRRLPPAVLGVSSGAALMALNLLYLRPSIPAWAALAGLLAIAGLWMVALAHAIRTHRRVGGVQAALTPGHSSENETDTGPPRQRETIPSLRVAGPEPSEESHEPSPALRRNEIGNQTGYGDDPPMVEGSGHRHVTKTGSTTI, from the coding sequence ATGATCGTCGTCATCATGCTCGCGGCCTTCGCCGCACAAGGGCTAGGTGGCAGTGTGGGTATCGGAGCGGATTCCATGCTGGCTTGCGCGCTGTTTGGCCTGGGGCTCACGCCCGCCGTCGCCATCACCACCCTTCACTTGAGCAAAGCCGGGGTCGGTTTGGGGGCCACGGTTGCCCACACACGCGCGGGCAATGTGCATTGGCCCACCGTTGCTCGACTCGCCATCCCCGGCAGTATCGCCGCTGGAATCACCGCCGCCGCCCTTGCCGCCGCGATCTCACACTCCGCCTCGACGGTGACGTGCTTGGCTTTGGCCGCATTGGGAGGAATCGTCCTGTTCCGGTTCGGTTTCGGGCCGCTTCCCTCCTTCAACCCGGCGCCGTCAGGCTGGGTGGCGCCCGCCGGTCTCATCGGAGGAGCCTTTAGTGTCACCAGCGGCCTGGGATGGGCCTCAGCCCCTGTGTCTGTCCTGCTGAGCACTACCCGGGCCGAACCACGACATGTCCTAGGCTCGACGGCGGCGGCCGGAACGATGGTGTCGTTCACTGCCGCCATAGTCCTATTTTGGAGGCTTCCGCAAGCGGGCATCGTGTGGCCGCTGGTGGCTGGCATCACCGTGGCCGGAGTGCTCGTCGCCCCATTCGTGGCTTGGATTGTCCGCAGGCTGCCTCCGGCCGTTCTCGGTGTCTCATCCGGTGCCGCGCTCATGGCGCTCAATCTGCTCTACCTGCGTCCGTCGATACCGGCGTGGGCGGCCCTGGCCGGGCTACTGGCCATCGCCGGCCTGTGGATGGTCGCTCTCGCCCACGCGATCAGGACTCATCGGCGAGTAGGGGGCGTTCAGGCCGCTCTCACCCCTGGCCACAGCTCAGAGAACGAGACCGACACCGGGCCACCGCGGCAGCGCGAAACCATTCCGTCGCTCAGAGTCGCCGGCCCTGAGCCATCCGAGGAATCGCACGAGCCTTCGCCGGCTCTACGGCGCAACGAGATCGGAAACCAGACCGGGTACGGTGACGATCCGCCTATGGTGGAAGGTAGTGGCCACAGGCACGTCACCAAGACCGGCTCCACGACGATCTAA
- a CDS encoding heavy metal translocating P-type ATPase, producing the protein MEQPHHHDSARSGPGLAQHASHLDPDQGHSAPDDQPGASHSHHDHAQGGHGDHVGQFRRLFWIMLALGIPVVIFNDMFAMLLGYQLPDLAWVPWVSPLLGTVVYLWGGQPFLTGAIGEIKNRAPGMMLLIGLAITVAFVASWGASLKILDGQLNFWWELALLVIIMLLGHWIEMRSLARTTSALDSLAALLPDEAERVEGSHIVTISPADIQLGDVIVVRPGGTVPADGRIIDGSASMDESMVTGESRPVRRDVGDHVVAGTVAADSGVRVEVTAIGDDTALAGIQRLVTDAQNSSSRAQRLADIAAGWLFWFALSAAAITAVIWTVLGVPDAAVVRTITVLVIACPHALGLAIPLVVSIATERAARGGILVKDRLALERMRTVDTVLFDKTGTLTKGEPTVTAIETVGDWREDDVLTLAAAAEMDSEHPLAVAIVKAARGRGLSIPAATDFTSAPAVGVTATVAGQQVRVGGPYLLEEQGQSELAIAQQWRSDGAIILHVLADGELIAAVKLADEIRPESQAAVSALHERGVQVVMITGDAEAVAQSVAAQLGIDRVFARVRPEDKSGKVKELQEEKRKVAMVGDGVNDAPALAQADVGIAIGAGTDVAIASAGVILASDDPRSVLSVIELSRASYRKMKQNLWWAAGYNLVSVPLAAGALASVGFVLPMSIGAMLMSASTIVVALNAQLLRRLDLSPDRSARISP; encoded by the coding sequence ATGGAGCAGCCACACCACCACGACTCAGCGCGCTCGGGCCCGGGTCTGGCCCAGCACGCCAGTCACCTCGACCCCGACCAGGGGCACAGCGCCCCGGACGACCAGCCCGGCGCCTCCCACTCCCACCACGACCACGCACAAGGCGGACACGGAGACCACGTAGGACAGTTTCGCCGCCTCTTTTGGATCATGCTGGCCCTGGGCATACCCGTGGTCATATTCAACGACATGTTCGCCATGCTCCTGGGCTACCAACTTCCCGACCTGGCCTGGGTGCCCTGGGTCTCGCCCCTGCTAGGCACCGTCGTCTACCTCTGGGGCGGTCAGCCATTCCTCACCGGGGCGATCGGAGAGATCAAGAACCGCGCACCAGGCATGATGCTGCTCATCGGCCTAGCCATCACCGTCGCCTTCGTCGCCTCATGGGGAGCCAGCCTCAAAATCCTCGATGGGCAACTGAACTTCTGGTGGGAACTGGCGCTACTAGTGATCATCATGCTGCTGGGCCACTGGATCGAAATGCGTTCGCTCGCCCGAACCACCTCGGCACTCGACTCCCTGGCGGCACTACTGCCCGACGAAGCCGAACGGGTCGAAGGAAGCCACATCGTCACCATCTCTCCGGCAGACATCCAGCTCGGTGACGTCATCGTCGTGCGTCCGGGTGGAACGGTGCCCGCCGACGGCCGCATTATCGACGGCTCGGCCAGCATGGACGAATCGATGGTCACCGGCGAGTCGCGCCCAGTGCGCCGCGATGTCGGCGACCACGTGGTAGCCGGGACCGTCGCGGCAGACTCTGGCGTTCGCGTGGAAGTGACCGCGATCGGCGACGACACGGCGCTGGCAGGGATTCAGCGTCTCGTCACCGACGCTCAAAACTCCTCTTCGCGAGCGCAAAGGCTAGCCGACATCGCAGCCGGATGGTTGTTCTGGTTCGCGCTGAGTGCCGCCGCCATCACCGCCGTGATCTGGACGGTATTGGGAGTGCCCGATGCCGCCGTAGTTCGCACCATCACCGTGCTCGTAATCGCCTGCCCGCACGCGCTGGGGCTCGCGATTCCCTTGGTCGTCTCCATTGCCACCGAACGCGCCGCCCGCGGCGGAATCCTGGTCAAGGACCGCCTCGCGCTGGAGCGCATGCGTACCGTCGACACGGTACTTTTCGACAAGACAGGCACGCTCACCAAAGGTGAACCAACCGTGACTGCCATTGAGACCGTGGGCGACTGGCGAGAGGACGACGTTCTCACCCTTGCCGCAGCGGCCGAAATGGACAGTGAACACCCGCTGGCCGTCGCGATCGTCAAAGCCGCTCGAGGCCGTGGCCTGTCCATACCCGCCGCCACCGACTTCACGTCCGCCCCAGCCGTTGGAGTCACGGCAACCGTTGCTGGGCAACAAGTTCGCGTCGGCGGGCCCTACCTATTGGAAGAGCAAGGCCAATCTGAACTGGCGATTGCCCAACAGTGGCGATCTGACGGGGCGATCATCCTGCACGTCCTTGCCGATGGGGAGCTTATCGCGGCTGTGAAACTCGCCGATGAGATCCGGCCCGAATCGCAAGCGGCAGTCTCGGCATTGCATGAGCGAGGCGTCCAGGTTGTCATGATCACCGGTGACGCCGAAGCCGTTGCCCAGTCTGTCGCCGCGCAGTTGGGCATTGACCGCGTGTTCGCCCGAGTGCGCCCCGAGGACAAGTCCGGAAAGGTCAAGGAACTTCAAGAGGAGAAACGAAAGGTCGCCATGGTCGGCGACGGCGTCAATGACGCGCCCGCACTCGCGCAAGCTGACGTCGGCATCGCCATTGGCGCGGGAACCGACGTGGCGATTGCCTCCGCCGGAGTCATTCTCGCCAGCGACGATCCACGGTCGGTCCTGTCGGTCATCGAGCTCTCGCGCGCCAGCTACCGAAAGATGAAACAGAACCTATGGTGGGCCGCCGGGTACAACCTGGTGTCGGTGCCGCTGGCAGCGGGAGCGCTGGCGTCGGTGGGTTTTGTGCTGCCCATGTCGATCGGGGCCATGCTGATGTCGGCATCGACCATCGTGGTGGCGCTGAACGCGCAGCTGCTGCGGCGGCTCGACCTTTCCCCGGACAGGAGCGCTCGTATCAGCCCTTGA
- a CDS encoding MFS transporter — MPLPLIVLAIGAFGIGMTEFVVMGILPNVAESLDVSLPSAGLLISAYALGVVVGAPMITMVATKMERKKFLLILMGCFTAANMLSVIAPDYWTLLGSRFLSGLPHGAYFGAAAVVGAGMVSFDRRARAIAVIMSGLTLATVFGVPLGTLVAQQTSWRFTFLIVTAIGLITMIAIHRTVPNQADLIAPTSPQAEVRALGNRRVVMTLLTGTIGFGGLFACYAYITPILTDVTGFRPTTVAFILALTGIGFTAGNFIGGHVADLYPQKGLYVAFSSLAVALTAMYFSVETPVAAVVAAYIMANTAGMISPILQRLLLDAAHEAPSLASALHHSAFNLANAHGAWLGGMAISLGFGLASPILVGTALALTGLLLSVGVAWAHRDKPPLGAAPATSEVTAEAQLKG; from the coding sequence ATGCCCTTGCCGCTGATCGTCCTCGCCATCGGTGCCTTCGGCATCGGGATGACCGAATTCGTCGTCATGGGCATCCTCCCCAACGTCGCCGAATCCCTCGATGTCTCCCTGCCCAGCGCCGGGTTGCTCATCTCCGCCTACGCCCTGGGGGTCGTGGTTGGCGCGCCCATGATCACCATGGTCGCCACCAAAATGGAACGCAAAAAGTTCCTACTCATCCTCATGGGCTGCTTTACCGCCGCCAACATGTTGTCGGTGATCGCACCCGACTACTGGACGTTGCTGGGCTCACGTTTCCTCTCCGGCCTGCCGCACGGGGCCTACTTCGGCGCCGCCGCCGTTGTCGGGGCGGGGATGGTCTCCTTCGACCGCCGCGCCCGCGCCATAGCCGTGATCATGTCCGGCCTGACCCTGGCCACCGTATTCGGCGTTCCGCTCGGGACGCTCGTAGCCCAGCAGACCAGCTGGCGCTTTACCTTCCTCATCGTCACCGCGATCGGCCTGATCACCATGATCGCCATCCATCGCACCGTCCCCAATCAGGCTGACCTGATTGCCCCGACCAGCCCGCAGGCCGAAGTCAGAGCGTTGGGAAACCGTCGGGTCGTCATGACACTGTTGACCGGAACAATCGGGTTTGGTGGCCTGTTCGCCTGCTACGCCTACATCACGCCGATCCTGACCGACGTCACCGGCTTCCGGCCCACGACCGTGGCGTTCATTCTCGCGCTGACCGGCATCGGATTCACCGCCGGAAACTTCATTGGCGGGCATGTGGCCGACCTATATCCGCAAAAGGGCCTATACGTCGCCTTTAGCAGCCTCGCGGTCGCCCTGACGGCGATGTATTTCAGCGTCGAAACCCCCGTGGCCGCCGTCGTCGCGGCGTACATCATGGCCAACACGGCCGGAATGATCAGCCCGATTCTGCAACGGCTCCTCCTCGACGCCGCACACGAAGCACCGTCGCTGGCCTCGGCCTTGCACCACTCGGCGTTCAACCTCGCCAACGCTCACGGCGCGTGGCTGGGTGGCATGGCCATCAGCCTCGGGTTCGGGCTAGCTTCCCCGATCCTGGTGGGCACCGCTTTGGCCCTGACGGGACTGCTGCTATCGGTCGGTGTCGCCTGGGCCCACCGCGATAAACCACCGCTGGGTGCCGCTCCAGCCACCTCGGAAGTCACTGCCGAGGCACAGCTCAAGGGCTGA
- a CDS encoding CarD family transcriptional regulator: MGFSVGETVVYPHHGAALIEAVETRNIGGVEQDYLVLRVEQGDLTVKVPAKNVEMVGVREVVGSEGLNEVFEVLRAPHTEEPTNWSRRYKANVEKLASGNPLKIAEVVRDLWRRDKERGLSAGEKRMLTKAREILVGEIALAEDSTKDEAESLLDKVLLSEAPVA, translated from the coding sequence ATGGGTTTTAGTGTCGGCGAGACCGTTGTCTACCCCCACCACGGGGCCGCACTCATTGAAGCTGTCGAAACTCGCAACATCGGCGGTGTCGAACAAGACTACCTAGTGCTGCGAGTGGAACAAGGCGACCTGACGGTGAAAGTGCCAGCCAAGAACGTGGAAATGGTTGGCGTCCGCGAGGTAGTCGGTTCCGAAGGGCTCAATGAGGTCTTTGAAGTACTGCGTGCTCCGCACACAGAAGAACCAACGAACTGGTCGCGGCGTTACAAGGCGAACGTGGAAAAGCTCGCCTCTGGTAACCCGCTCAAGATTGCCGAGGTCGTCCGCGATCTCTGGCGTCGCGATAAGGAACGCGGTCTATCAGCCGGCGAAAAGCGCATGCTGACCAAGGCTCGCGAAATCCTCGTCGGGGAAATTGCGCTGGCAGAAGACAGCACAAAAGACGAAGCCGAGTCCCTGTTGGACAAGGTACTTCTGTCTGAAGCCCCGGTTGCATAG
- a CDS encoding tetratricopeptide repeat protein: MTDDDFTGLTIPERLERAELMYDLGQLPDAKHEVEAALHIDPFHTDANAMKAVVELADGDADNALASAGTALQLDPYHSRAMITRGYALAALKRRDEAMQAAANILDTDHSSWLYQVHYALITRQVKNGQHTIDAAWNAVHLAPDEPRAHLALAVVAADLGLDDLSKRALAAAQRLDPEAITKVEDLAEGRTISSRGAVSADGTAQSADDVAESSSGKRLGKGVARFYGNALGTGQGAAHDPRQERRPAGRHNLFTGPMLPPILLGIGSIFGVVFLFSLVGPDELTGGRIFMGVIAAAALIGWYFKREPQSGDSSER; this comes from the coding sequence ATGACTGACGACGACTTCACCGGACTGACGATTCCCGAGCGCCTAGAACGCGCCGAACTCATGTATGACCTCGGCCAGCTGCCCGACGCCAAGCACGAGGTCGAGGCCGCGCTCCACATCGACCCGTTCCATACCGATGCCAACGCGATGAAAGCCGTCGTCGAACTGGCCGATGGCGACGCCGACAACGCCTTGGCCTCTGCCGGAACAGCGCTCCAGCTCGACCCGTACCACTCTCGCGCGATGATCACTCGTGGTTACGCCCTCGCCGCTCTCAAACGCCGCGACGAGGCCATGCAGGCCGCGGCCAACATCCTAGACACCGACCACTCTTCGTGGCTATATCAAGTGCACTATGCCCTCATCACTCGCCAAGTGAAGAACGGACAGCACACCATCGACGCGGCATGGAATGCGGTCCATCTTGCGCCCGATGAGCCCCGCGCGCATCTGGCGCTAGCGGTGGTCGCCGCCGATTTGGGCTTGGACGACCTGTCGAAGCGGGCCCTCGCAGCCGCGCAACGGCTTGACCCGGAAGCCATCACCAAGGTTGAGGACCTCGCCGAAGGACGCACGATCTCCTCGCGGGGCGCGGTCTCGGCTGACGGCACTGCCCAGTCGGCCGATGATGTCGCTGAGTCCTCCAGCGGTAAACGTCTGGGGAAGGGGGTGGCGCGGTTCTACGGCAATGCCCTCGGCACTGGCCAAGGCGCGGCGCATGATCCGCGGCAAGAACGCCGCCCGGCCGGCCGGCACAACCTGTTCACCGGGCCGATGTTGCCGCCGATCCTATTGGGCATCGGCTCAATCTTCGGTGTGGTCTTTCTGTTCTCCCTGGTGGGCCCCGACGAGTTGACAGGCGGGCGCATTTTCATGGGGGTTATCGCCGCAGCGGCGCTGATCGGCTGGTATTTCAAGCGCGAACCCCAGTCGGGCGATAGTTCCGAGCGCTGA
- a CDS encoding exonuclease domain-containing protein produces the protein MNEITWCEGPLIGFDTETTGVRTDSDRIVTAALTQDAGARTWLINPGVPIPPGASAVHGITDDIAQRDGVAPEKALAEISEHLNAAAEDGTPIVAFRAGFDLTMLSYELDRHGLAQLPWDQLRVIDPSVLDKQADRFRRGKRKLENVCEHYAVSLQDWHTAEADAQAAVALARAIGRTFPDLARLAPADLHAAQVGWFAEDAASLEAFFRSKGRDETVDRRWPLSR, from the coding sequence ATGAACGAGATTACGTGGTGTGAGGGTCCCTTGATTGGCTTCGACACCGAGACGACCGGAGTGCGCACGGACAGTGATCGCATCGTGACGGCGGCACTGACCCAAGACGCGGGCGCGCGCACGTGGCTGATCAACCCTGGCGTTCCCATCCCACCCGGTGCCTCAGCCGTCCACGGCATCACCGACGACATCGCCCAACGCGACGGCGTCGCCCCAGAGAAGGCCCTAGCCGAAATCAGTGAGCATCTCAACGCGGCCGCCGAGGACGGGACCCCTATCGTGGCGTTTCGGGCTGGGTTTGACTTGACGATGCTCTCCTATGAGCTAGACCGCCACGGCCTAGCTCAACTGCCCTGGGACCAACTGCGGGTCATTGACCCGTCAGTGCTGGATAAACAAGCAGATCGGTTCCGGCGAGGCAAACGCAAGCTGGAAAACGTCTGCGAACACTACGCGGTGAGCTTGCAAGACTGGCACACTGCCGAAGCCGACGCACAGGCAGCGGTGGCCCTCGCACGCGCGATCGGCCGCACCTTCCCTGACCTGGCCCGCCTGGCCCCGGCTGATCTTCATGCGGCCCAAGTGGGCTGGTTTGCCGAAGACGCGGCCTCCCTCGAAGCGTTCTTCCGGTCAAAAGGACGCGACGAGACAGTCGACCGGCGTTGGCCGCTAAGCCGCTGA
- a CDS encoding arylamine N-acetyltransferase family protein encodes MTATDRRAFERPYGWDSHLLDLGAYLRRIGYEGSLDPTLDTLRALNTAHAVTFPFENLDVMAGLEPRLDLEGLQDKMVRRRRGGYCYEQNTLFAAVLERLGFNVTGLNARVMDSPDSSLLRATGHAAIKVDLDGREWFTDVGVGDMGPLEPLELVDGYHAVFGAGWRYQIKKLDFQMWAMREWNATEQHWVNIHRFALAPSFRVDYVDANYIAAHHPRSPFRKSYVLARNGQSAKHGLTGLQLKTKRPDGTVQNRTLEPKEVPDAMGDLFDLQLNAAERSEVIARVKPMEPEELTAD; translated from the coding sequence ATGACCGCTACCGACCGCCGCGCCTTCGAACGCCCCTACGGCTGGGACTCCCATTTGCTCGACCTGGGAGCCTATCTGCGCCGCATCGGCTATGAAGGTTCACTCGATCCGACCTTGGACACGTTGCGAGCGCTCAACACCGCGCACGCGGTCACCTTCCCGTTCGAAAACCTCGACGTCATGGCCGGGCTAGAGCCGCGGCTCGACCTCGAAGGACTTCAAGACAAAATGGTCAGACGCAGACGCGGCGGCTACTGCTACGAACAGAACACGCTCTTCGCCGCAGTACTGGAGCGATTGGGCTTCAATGTCACCGGTCTCAACGCGCGCGTCATGGACAGCCCCGATAGCTCCCTGTTGCGCGCCACCGGCCACGCCGCGATCAAGGTGGATCTCGATGGACGCGAGTGGTTCACCGATGTGGGCGTGGGCGACATGGGGCCACTGGAGCCGCTGGAACTGGTCGACGGCTATCACGCCGTCTTCGGAGCGGGCTGGCGCTACCAGATCAAGAAACTCGACTTCCAGATGTGGGCGATGCGCGAATGGAACGCCACCGAACAGCACTGGGTCAACATCCACCGTTTCGCCCTAGCGCCATCTTTTCGGGTTGACTACGTGGACGCGAACTACATCGCCGCGCATCACCCACGTTCACCGTTTAGAAAGAGCTACGTTTTGGCCCGCAATGGCCAAAGCGCCAAGCACGGGCTGACCGGCCTACAGCTGAAGACCAAGCGGCCAGATGGGACGGTCCAGAATAGGACCCTAGAACCGAAGGAAGTCCCCGACGCCATGGGCGACTTGTTCGACCTCCAGCTCAACGCCGCCGAGCGCTCAGAGGTCATCGCCCGCGTCAAGCCCATGGAGCCCGAAGAACTCACCGCCGACTAA
- the ispD gene encoding 2-C-methyl-D-erythritol 4-phosphate cytidylyltransferase, translating into MPTNDEDRDSLQGDVTVLIPAAGQGLRLGGTLPKALRLLRGRTLLQHAVDRAAAAPSVSAIIVAAPPGWEEQVRQQLSWCPLVTVTTGAQNRQASVAKALALAPRADIVLVHDAARALTPPAIFEAVAAAIRSGADAAVPALAVTDTIKVVDAEGIVTATPQRENLRAIQTPQGCRADLLARAHAASFDVATDDAGLIERLGGRVKTVPGSHMAMKITHPADMEWAQHLLDTVGDANQGG; encoded by the coding sequence ATGCCTACAAACGACGAGGACCGTGACTCACTTCAAGGTGATGTCACGGTCCTCATTCCTGCCGCTGGGCAGGGCCTGCGCTTGGGAGGAACCCTCCCCAAGGCCCTACGACTCCTGCGCGGACGCACCCTCCTTCAACACGCCGTTGACCGTGCCGCAGCAGCACCCTCGGTGTCCGCGATCATCGTCGCGGCACCACCCGGATGGGAGGAGCAGGTTCGCCAACAGCTCTCCTGGTGCCCACTAGTCACTGTCACCACCGGAGCGCAGAATCGCCAAGCCTCGGTGGCAAAGGCCCTCGCGTTGGCCCCCAGGGCCGATATCGTGCTCGTTCACGACGCGGCCCGGGCCCTCACCCCGCCAGCCATCTTCGAAGCAGTCGCCGCGGCGATCCGATCCGGAGCCGACGCCGCCGTCCCCGCACTGGCGGTAACGGACACCATCAAGGTCGTCGACGCCGAAGGCATCGTCACTGCCACCCCACAACGTGAAAACCTGCGTGCCATCCAGACGCCGCAGGGCTGTCGCGCCGACCTTCTGGCCCGAGCACACGCGGCCTCCTTCGATGTGGCGACCGATGACGCCGGCCTCATCGAACGACTCGGAGGCCGGGTTAAAACTGTCCCCGGCTCCCATATGGCCATGAAGATCACTCATCCGGCGGATATGGAATGGGCCCAACACCTACTCGATACAGTGGGGGACGCGAACCAAGGAGGCTAA
- a CDS encoding alanine/glycine:cation symporter family protein, protein MILANAFDNFEDTIRPAVDTTNSFVWGPFLIIPLILIVGVWLTASLSGIQFRKLGYGLYMGIVKRNEPASEDGDISHYQSLAIALAATVGVGNIAGVGSAIAIGGPGALFWMWVSGVIGMATKYSEAVLGVKYREVNEKGLRTGGPMYYLSSGIKNNLGKVLAISFAVFGVIASFGIGNMAQSNSVAAAVEGQWDIAPQWTGLVVMVIAGLVILGGIKAIGRFSAALVPVMIVGYISAALFVLVINVADLPAAFGAIFSQAFTGSAAVGGFAGAAILTVVRQGIARGMFSNEAGLGTAGISSAAAKTDQPVRQGMVAMTQTFIDTIVVVTLTGMVIIVTGALGMVDGEGESYAAAELTRVAFVEGLWGNAGAGIIVTLGLIVFAVSTLVGWAYYGERCLERLFGFKASLAYRGLFVAMIYVGAVASLDLVWDISDTFNGLMALPNLIGLLILTPVLVKETKNFFANPDWKMLPSDSIKDKQDNK, encoded by the coding sequence ATGATTCTCGCCAACGCTTTTGACAATTTCGAAGACACGATAAGACCGGCTGTCGACACCACAAACAGCTTTGTTTGGGGTCCCTTCCTCATTATTCCGCTCATTCTCATCGTGGGTGTCTGGCTGACCGCGAGCCTGAGTGGAATTCAATTCCGCAAGCTCGGCTACGGGCTCTATATGGGAATCGTGAAACGTAACGAACCGGCCAGCGAAGACGGCGACATCAGCCACTATCAATCCCTTGCCATCGCGTTGGCCGCCACGGTCGGCGTCGGAAATATCGCGGGCGTTGGGTCCGCGATCGCCATTGGCGGACCCGGAGCCCTGTTCTGGATGTGGGTCAGCGGTGTCATCGGTATGGCCACCAAGTACTCCGAGGCGGTACTCGGTGTCAAGTACCGAGAAGTCAACGAAAAGGGTCTGCGCACCGGCGGCCCGATGTACTACCTATCGTCGGGTATCAAGAACAACCTCGGCAAGGTACTGGCGATTTCCTTCGCCGTCTTCGGCGTGATCGCCAGCTTCGGTATCGGCAACATGGCGCAATCCAACTCGGTGGCCGCCGCTGTCGAGGGACAGTGGGACATCGCTCCGCAGTGGACTGGCCTAGTCGTGATGGTGATCGCCGGTCTGGTCATCCTGGGCGGCATCAAGGCCATCGGCCGCTTCTCGGCGGCGCTGGTGCCGGTCATGATCGTCGGATACATTTCGGCGGCGCTGTTCGTCCTGGTGATCAATGTCGCCGACCTGCCCGCCGCCTTCGGCGCGATCTTCAGCCAAGCCTTCACCGGCTCGGCCGCCGTGGGTGGTTTCGCGGGTGCGGCGATCCTGACGGTGGTTCGACAGGGCATCGCCCGTGGCATGTTCTCCAACGAGGCGGGCCTGGGAACGGCCGGTATCTCTTCGGCCGCGGCCAAGACCGACCAGCCGGTTCGACAGGGCATGGTGGCCATGACCCAGACCTTCATCGACACGATCGTGGTCGTGACGCTGACCGGTATGGTCATCATCGTCACCGGCGCCTTGGGCATGGTCGACGGCGAAGGCGAGTCCTATGCCGCCGCCGAGCTGACTCGGGTCGCCTTTGTCGAAGGACTGTGGGGTAACGCCGGCGCTGGCATCATTGTCACGCTGGGCTTGATCGTGTTCGCTGTGTCGACGCTGGTCGGCTGGGCCTACTACGGCGAGCGTTGCCTGGAAAGACTGTTCGGCTTCAAGGCCTCGTTGGCCTATCGAGGTCTCTTCGTCGCCATGATCTATGTGGGCGCGGTGGCTAGCCTGGACCTGGTGTGGGACATCTCCGACACGTTCAACGGTCTGATGGCGCTGCCGAACCTGATCGGTCTGTTGATCCTGACGCCGGTTTTGGTCAAGGAGACGAAGAACTTCTTCGCCAACCCGGACTGGAAGATGCTTCCGTCGGACTCGATCAAGGACAAGCAGGACAACAAGTAG
- the ispF gene encoding 2-C-methyl-D-erythritol 2,4-cyclodiphosphate synthase: MGHGTDVHRFDADSECWVAGLKWDDTLGLSGHSDGDVAAHAACDALFSAAGIGDLGSNFGTARPEWANAAGVTLLSEAARRVRDHGWAIGNVSIQIIGNRPKIGTRREEAQAILAQAVGAPVRLSATTTDGLGFTGRGEGLAATAVALLYR, translated from the coding sequence ATCGGCCACGGCACCGATGTGCATCGTTTCGATGCGGACAGCGAGTGTTGGGTCGCCGGTCTCAAATGGGACGACACGCTCGGCCTCTCAGGGCATTCGGATGGAGACGTCGCCGCCCATGCCGCCTGCGATGCCCTATTCTCGGCCGCTGGCATCGGCGATTTGGGGTCTAACTTCGGCACAGCCCGACCCGAATGGGCCAACGCCGCCGGAGTCACCCTGCTCTCCGAAGCGGCCCGCCGCGTACGCGACCATGGCTGGGCCATCGGGAACGTGAGCATACAAATCATCGGCAATCGACCCAAGATCGGTACCAGGCGCGAGGAGGCGCAAGCCATCCTGGCCCAAGCAGTAGGGGCCCCGGTACGGTTGAGTGCCACGACCACCGACGGGCTCGGCTTCACCGGCCGAGGCGAGGGGCTGGCGGCAACCGCCGTAGCTCTTCTGTACCGCTAG